TGGTCCCCGGTGAGTGAGCTGCGACGTCATGCGGACCAACGTTTCAAGGTCTATTGCCCAGGCAGGATTCGACCAGGCAGTACCAACTATTCCGCACATTTGAATTTTCTTCTTTTCTTAATCATGGGCCTGCTTATCTCCGACCCTGTCAGATCTGTCAGGCATCATTGCAAGGAACTCCTTGAGCCGATAAGCGTGTCCCGAATCCAGGGAGAGTTATCGTCTTTGCGCTGCTGCAGAATAAACCCTTCGTCCCTCAGAAATTCACGCACAAAATCGAGGGTGCGATAGCTGTCACTATGGCCGAGATCTGCTATCCAGTCGTGGCAGGCTATTGCAACATTTCTGACACAGCTGAATCTGCGCCGGAAGCCTGAAAGCGCCAGCCGCTCCGCTCCCTCTATGTTCATTTTCAGCAGGTCGATACGGCTGATGTCGTTTGACTCGACAAAGTCATCAAGGGTGATGGCATCAACGTTGATCGATTGTTCACCTTCATTTATGAAAATGGAATTGCGAACATGGGCCTCTGCATCGGCAATTGCTATCGTGCCGGGCATGTCTGATACGGCAGCAGCAATTACCTTTACCTGCATCAGACCGCTCCTCTGAACAGTCTTGGTCAGGCATCGGGCTGTCCCCGGATTGGCCTCGAAGGAGAAGACTCTGCCTTGACTGCCGACATACCCTGCAAAGACGACTGTATCCTCACCTATACCTGCCCCGACGTCGACAACAACGTCGCCCGGGCCCGGAACATACCCGGCAAACCAGTAGTCAGCAACGCGCGCGCGCATCTTCCGGAGGTCCGTACGGTGCGGCACAGGGCTGACAATTACACCGTCGGACTGCGCGTTTACGTAGTCGCCATCCTGGTCGATTGTTAATTTTATCAATCGCAGGCCGGCAATGCTGCGTATCGCAGACACAAGGGATCTGCCGGCAGAGCCGCT
The sequence above is drawn from the Nitrospirota bacterium genome and encodes:
- a CDS encoding FkbM family methyltransferase — its product is MNNFIQSLYTLESHIFESGSAGRSLVSAIRSIAGLRLIKLTIDQDGDYVNAQSDGVIVSPVPHRTDLRKMRARVADYWFAGYVPGPGDVVVDVGAGIGEDTVVFAGYVGSQGRVFSFEANPGTARCLTKTVQRSGLMQVKVIAAAVSDMPGTIAIADAEAHVRNSIFINEGEQSINVDAITLDDFVESNDISRIDLLKMNIEGAERLALSGFRRRFSCVRNVAIACHDWIADLGHSDSYRTLDFVREFLRDEGFILQQRKDDNSPWIRDTLIGSRSSLQ